A region of Kwoniella shivajii chromosome 11, complete sequence DNA encodes the following proteins:
- a CDS encoding NADH-cytochrome b5 reductase 1, which produces MAVNFEELAERFYPYAQPAGTVILILIMVISYYINSDSKPRKVLDPVEWRSFKLIAKDHLSHNTALYKFGLPKPTDCLGLPVGQHISVAAEIDGKQVVRSYTPTTLDDDKGHFDLVVKTYEKGNISKFLSLLTIGQDVKIKGPKGKFHYTATLAPALLMISGGTGITPMYQIVKSSLKNPADKTKLSLIYANVEEDDILLRKELEQLEASSNGRFTLYHVLNKPPANWNGGVGFITKEMIEKHMPESGVGSPNHGEGHKVLMCGPPPMMNAMKGHLKELGYPAPRTVSKLEDQVFLF; this is translated from the exons ATGGCTGTTAACTTTGAAGAATTGGCCGAAAGGTTCTATCCTTATGCTCAACCCGCGGGCACGGTCATATTGATCCTGATCATGGTCATATCTTACTATATCAATTCTG ATAGTAAACCTCGCAAAGTACTTGATCCTGTAGAATGGAGAAGTTTCAAGCTCATTGCCAAAGACCATCTTTCGCATAACACTGCTCT CTACAAGTTCGGCCTCCCAAAACCCACAGACTGCCTGGGTCTTCCTGTCGGACAGCATATCTCTGTAGCTGCCGAGATTGATGGTAAACAAGTTGTCAGATCATATACGCCTACTACTTTAGATGACGACAAAGGacattttgatttggttgTAAAG ACTTACGAGAAAGGAAACATCTCAAAATTTCTCTCACTCCTCACTATCGGTCAAGATGTCAAGATCAAAGGTCCAAAGGGAAAGTTCCACTATAC CGCCACCCTCGCACCTGCACTTCTTATGATTTCAGGAGGAACCGGTATTACTCCAATGTATCAAATTGTCAAATCATCGCTCAAGAACCCAGCGGATAAAACAAAGTTATCACTGATATATGccaatgttgaagaagatgatatttTACTCAGAAAGGAATTGGAACAACTTGAAGCTTCTTCCAATGGTAGATTCACACTCTAC CACGTCCTCAACAAACCCCCAGCCAACTGGAACGGTGGTGTAGGATTCATTACCAAGGAAATGATCGAGAAACACATGCCTGAAAGTGGTGTCGGATCACCTAATCATGGTGAAGGTCATAAAGTCTTGATGTGTGGTCCTCCTCCTATGATGAATGCcatgaa AGGTCATCTTAAAGAACTCGGGTACCCCGCTCCTCGAACTGTTTCCAAATTAGAGGATCAGGTCTTCCTTTTCTAG